Proteins from a single region of Primulina tabacum isolate GXHZ01 chromosome 5, ASM2559414v2, whole genome shotgun sequence:
- the LOC142547505 gene encoding formin-like protein 2, with amino-acid sequence MLHLYLPTIVLTILTVTTAAANRRLLHQPLFPVDQLLPPTPAATISQPPFSSPSPQPVGQPPLTYPFSALYPPDTATRNPFFPVYYSPPPPPPPPTSTTAFPTFPANISSLVLPSSSSPTSHKPTKLILIVLSVSLLSVVLLALSVFLHRCCHHRHNQRTEKRPLFPPNSTPSDTSATTTSKYAPPLPRYTASSNSSEFLYLGTLVSSRDANGSSTSELNEKKAPPLAAASLNYQRLGSPELQPLPPLPREHSNRVYDNARLSSSSGGDGNDNGSEKKDAEVFFSPGGSTGNNEGEFLHVNTFNNSGNDFKGRIFISTNENSSRNSLSSDCSPSVVLNSCSPLSVESKSPDSLVIFPPDLPRFIPPPPARQPRVFSAISSSDGHTTDYSPDFPGVEYVPSPPQAPPPPERLWESVPPSGPPELLAPSLKVVQNVDEGKRSSSNLEGGNEENVKPKLKPLHWDKVRTSSDRTMVWDQMKSSSFQLNEEMIETLFPANSSNMNAKNTVGCQIFPDTNQKNMVLDPKKSQNIAILLRALNVTVDEVCEALVEGNADTLGTELLESLLKMAPTKEEERKLKDLMEESPFKLGTAETFLKALLDIPFAFKRVDAMLYMASFESEVEYLNRSFETLESACKELKSSRMFRKLLEAVLKTGNRMNVGTNRGDAHAFNLHALLKLVDVKGADGKTTLLHFVVQEIIRTEGARLSGVDHNTESEKSQQPTLRDEVEFRKIGLQVVSGLSGELTNVKKAASIDANVLGNDVTKLVAGISKVTQVLKLHEEVASKDDTGKFACHTNEFLNKAESEIARIQAQEGIALSMVKGLTEFFRGDSAKEDTRSFWLFVIVRDFLSILDQVCKDVGKINERAMVNSNSGSQIQIPANPCLPRVFPRLNGSPQYSSSDGESSSST; translated from the exons ATGCTCCATTTATACCTCCCAACCATTGTTCTTACCATCCTCACCGTCACCACCGCCGCCGCAAACCGGCGTCTACTCCACCAGCCCCTTTTCCCGGTAGACCAACTTCTCCCTCCCACCCCCGCCGCCACCATTTCTCAGCCCCCCTTCTCCTCTCCCTCCCCACAACCAGTAGGCCAACCACCCCTCACATATCCATTCTCCGCGCTCTATCCCCCTGACACTGCCACTCGGAACCCATTCTTCCCGGTTTACTATTCCCCGCCGCCGCCGCCACCTCCGCCGACTTCCACCACTGCATTCCCCACGTTCCCTGCCAACATCTCCTCCCTGGTCCTCCCTTCTTCTTCCTCACCCACTTCCCACAAGCCCACCAAACTCATTTTGATCGTACTGTCCGTCTCACTCCTCTCCGTAGTCCTTTTGGCTTTGTCCGTCTTCCTTCACCGCTGTTGCCACCACCGCCATAACCAGAGAACTGAAAAACGTCCCCTTTTTCCTCCCAACTCCACTCCCTCCGACACATCTGCTACCACAACTTCCAAGTACGCGCCGCCGCTTCCTCGCTACACCGCTTCCTCGAACTCCTCCGAATTCCTCTACCTCGGCACGCTTGTCAGCTCACGTGACGCCAATGGTAGCTCAACTTCCGAACTAAATGAGAAAAAAGCCCCTCCTTTAGCTGCTGCATCTCTTAACTATCAAAGGCTCGGCTCGCCGGAGCTCCAGCCCCTCCCTCCATTGCCGCGCGAGCACTCCAACCGAGTGTACGACAATGCCCGTTTGAGTTCTTCTTCGGGAGGAGACGGAAATGATAATGGCAGTGAAAAAAAAGACGCGGAAGTGTTCTTTTCTCCTGGAGGGTCCACAGGAAACAATGAAGGAGAATTCCTCCATGTCAACACTTTTAATAATAGTGGAAATGATTTTAAAGGAAGAATATTTATCTCAACGAACGAGAATTCTTCAAGAAACTCTTTATCATCTGATTGTAGCCCGTCAGTCGTATTGAATTCTTGTAGCCCGCTAAGTGTAGAGTCGAAATCTCCGGACAGTTTGGTGATATTCCCACCTGATTTACCGCGGTTTATTCCTCCTCCACCGGCACGGCAGCCGAGAGTGTTTTCGGCAATTTCCTCCTCGGATGGGCACACTACCGATTACTCGCCAGATTTTCCCGGTGTAGAGTATGTGCCGTCACCTCCTCAGGCACCGCCGCCTCCGGAAAGGTTGTGGGAATCTGTGCCACCAAGTGGACCGCCGGAGCTGCTTGCCCCGTCTCTGAAAGTTGTTCAGAATGTGGACGAAGGGAAACGCAGTTCGTCAAATTTGGAAGGAGGGAATGAGGAAAATGTTAAGCCAAAGCTGAAGCCTTTGCACTGGGATAAAGTAAGAACTAGTTCCGATAGGACAATGGTTTGGGATCAGATGAAATCCAGTTCCTTTCA GTTGAATGAGGAAATGATCGAGACACTGTTCCCCGCGAATTCTTCCAATATGAATGCAAAGAACACCGTCGGGTGCCAGATTTTCCCTGACACGAATCAAAAAAATATGGTGCTTGATCCGAAGAAGTCCCAAAATATTGCTATATTGTTGCGGGCGCTTAATGTTACTGTAGATGAAGTTTGTGAAGCACTCGTGGAAG GTAATGCTGATACACTTGGTACCGAGCTTCTCGAAAGTTTATTAAAGATGGCTCCTACTAAGGAGGAGGAACGGAAATTGAAGGATCTAATGGAAGAATCCCCATTCAAGCTTGGCACTGCGGAGACATTTCTCAAGGCATTGCTTGACATACCATTTGCATTCAAGAGAGTGGATGCCATGCTTTACATGGCCAGTTTTGAGTCGGAAGTTGAGTACCTGAACAGGTCATTCGAGACGTTAGAG TCAGCTTGCAAGGAATTGAAGAGCAGCAGGATGTTCCGCAAACTTTTGGAAGCAGTGCTGAAGACTGGGAATCGCATGAATGTTGGCACCAATCGAGGGGATGCCCATGCATTCAATCTCCATGCTCTTCTGAAGCTTGTAGATGTTAAGGGGGCGGATGGGAAAACGACCCTTTTACATTTTGTAGTCCAAGAAATTATCAGGACAGAGGGTGCCCGTCTTTCAGGTGTCGATCACAATACAGAGTCTGAAAAAAGTCAGCAGCCCACACTCCGTGATGAAGTTGAATTTCGGAAGATCGGCCTTCAAGTAGTTTCTGGGCTGAGTGGGGAACTGACAAATGTGAAAAAAGCAGCTTCTATAGATGCCAACGTTCTTGGTAACGATGTTACCAAGCTAGTTGCTGGAATTTCCAAGGTCACCCAAGTCTTGAAACTCCACGAAGAGGTCGCCTCAAAGGACGACACTGGAAAGTTTGCTTGCCATACGAATGAGTTTTTGAACAAGGCAGAGTCAGAAATAGCACGCATTCAAGCACAAGAAGGCATAGCTCTCTCGATGGTGAAGGGGTTAACCGAGTTTTTCCGTGGTGACTCAGCTAAGGAAGACACTCGGTCTTTTTGGTTATTTGTCATTGTAAGGGACTTTCTATCCATCCTCGATCAGGTGTGCAAGGATGTTGGCAAGATAAACGAGCGCGCAATGGTAAACTCAAACTCAGGGTCGCAAATCCAGATACCGGCTAATCCATGCCTTCCTCGAGTGTTTCCGAGATTAAATGGAAGTCCACAGTATAGTTCTTCGGATGGGGAAAGCTCGTCCTCGACTTAG